A genomic region of Colletotrichum destructivum chromosome 5, complete sequence contains the following coding sequences:
- a CDS encoding Putative aromatic prenyltransferase yields the protein MAPTMATSTYTTSHRSPFPLQLSPRALRSPMAFGQSEILSPRALAKQEKDLCLPAQESIYIHRPDQDFWTVRCAEILDGLMQAAGSYTPAQRAAHIRLLTEIIVPAMGPHPSAAPTKPLLTADGSPFEPSWNITDSGSSSIRFSFEPMGRHGGSESDPFAQKIVPAILPALRMVAHGADTRWFEQFMSALFLTESETKAALAKLPKGTRAPTSFLAFDLDGDKAVFKAYFFPILKHIATGESPENITFNAIRSLSPGGADLARSANATEAYFRNAPFSIPVEMIALDCIDPAAGARAKLYARTRSNAFNVVRDVMTLGGQIHDETTLEGLGILRSIWHLLHNEPEPYGDDFDKQPKLLQTLHKGICYGFELKPGAEWPEVKAYVPLWQYAGSDAVISSNLAKAFRSRGWPVAETYEDAMPCCFPRSNLGKTTGTHSYISFAFSKQKGAYLTIYYSIRPQDSLMAF from the exons TCCCCACGGGCTCTGGCCAAGCAGGAGAAGGACCTTTGCCTCCCGGCGCAAGAGTCGATATACATCCACAGACCCGATCAAGACTTTTGGACTGTTCGTTGTGCCGAAATCCTCGACGGTCTGATGCAAGCTGCCGGCTCTTACACGCCGGCCCAACGAGCCGCACACATCCGTCTTCTGACCGAGATCATCGTCCCCGCCATGGGCCCCCATCCGTCAGCCGCCCCGACAAAGCCCTTGTTGACTGCCGACGGCTCTCCCTTTGAGCCTTCGTGGAACATCACCGACTCGGGCTCCTCGTCCATCCGCTTCTCCTTCGAGCCGATGGGCCGCCATGGCGGTTCTGAATCGGACCCCTTCGCGCAAAAGATAGTTCCTGCCATCCTCCCGGCCCTGCGCATGGTCGCTCACGGGGCCGACACACGGTGGTTTGAACAGTTCATGTCCGCCCTCTTCCTGACGGAATCCGAGACAAAGGCCGCGCTCGCCAAACTCCCCAAGGGAACCCGCGCGCCGACCTCGTTTCTGGCGTTCGATCTCGACGGAGACAAGGCTGTCTTCAAGGCATACTTCTTCCCTATCCTCAAGCATATCGCCACGGGTGAATCGCCAGAAAACATCACCTTTAACGCCATCCGCTCCCTGTCCCcaggcggcgccgacctcgcccgctCCGCCAACGCCACGGAAGCGTATTTTAGAAATGCACCCTTCTCAATCCCCGTCGAGATGATTGCTCTGGACTGCATCGATCCGGCCGCGGGCGCCCGCGCCAAGCTCTACGCCCGCACACGCTCAAACGCCTTCAACGTCGTGCGCGATGTCATGACGCTCGGCGGCCAGATCCACGACGAGACGACGCTGgagggcctcggcatcctccGCAGCATCTGGCACCTGTTGCACAACGAGCCGGAGCCCTACGGCGACGACTTTGACAAGCAGCCCAAGCTGCTGCAAACCCTCCACAAGGGCATCTGCTACGGCTTCGAGCTCAAGCCCGGCGCCGAGTGGCCCGAGGTCAAGGCATACGTGCCGCTGTGGCAGTATGCTGGTagcgacgccgtcatctcaTCGAACCTGGCCAAGGCATTCCGCTCGAGAGGCTGGCCCGTGGCCGAGACGTACGAGGACGCGATGCCTTGCTGTTT CCCCCGTTCCAACCTGGGCAAGACCACGGGGACGCACTCATAcatctccttcgccttctccaAACAGAAGGGCGCCTACCTGACGATCTACTACTCCATCAGACCACAGGACTCGTTGATGGCTTTCTGA